The genomic segment GCATTCTTGAACGCTATAACGTGCGACTCCTCGGCACGCCGCTCGAAGCGATTCGGAAAGCTGAGGATCGACAGCTCTTCAAAGAATTCCTGATCAGTATTGGTGAGCCTGTCGTTGAGAGCACCATTGCCTATTCTGTTGAAGACGCGTTGGAATTCGCGAAAAAAGTGCCGCTGCCACTCATTATTCGCCCGGCTTACACGCTTGGTGGCACGGGTGGCGGTATTGCCATGACCGAGGATGATCTGGTACGTCTGGTACGGCGTGGGATCAATGCCAGTCCCATCGGACAAGTATTGGTCGAACGCTCCCTGCTTGGATGGAAAGAGCTCGAGTATGAGGTGATGCGTGATAGCAACGACACCTGCATCACTGTCTGCAACATGGAAAACATTGACCCCATGGGAGTCCACACCGGCGACAGTATCGTCGTTGCGCCAAGCCAGACGTTGAGTGACCGCGATTACCAGATGTTGCGTTCGGCCGCGCTCAAGATCATTCGCGGGCTCGGGATTGAGGGGGGCTGCAACATTCAATTTGCCCTTGATCCAAAGTCGTCACAGTACTACGTGATCGAAGTCAATCCGCGTGTTAGCCGGAGCTCTGCGCTCGCTTCAAAGGCAACAGGCTATCCCATCGCCCGAATGTCAGCCAAGATTGCCCTTGGGCGGACACTCGACGAGCTGGTTAACCCTGTAACCGGACAAACCAAGGCCTCGTTCGAGCCAGCGCTCGACTATTGCGTGGTGAAGATTCCGCGTTGGCCATTCGATAAGTTCAGCCGAGCTGACCGCACCCTGAGTAGCCAAATGAAGGCGACTGGGGAGGTTATGGCGATTGATCGCTCCTTTGAGGCGGCGCTCCAGAAGGCTGTGCGCGGCCTCGAGACGGAACAGCGCGATTTGCGGTGGGAGCATCCGGCTTGGGCTGATCCAACCGCGCTGGAAGAAGCGATTCGGTGGCCGAATGACTTGCGACTTTGGGCAATCACGGCAGCACTCCGTCGCGGCTGGGAGCCTGAGCAGATTAGCGAGCTCAGTGGCATTGATCCGTGGTTCACTCGGGCACTCCGTCGCATTGTGACGCTTGAGCGTCGACTAGCCCAGGAGCCGCTCACGGAAACGCTCCTCTGGGAGGCCAAGCGTGCTGGCTTTGCTGATCAAACCATTGCCGCATTGAATGGCTGCTCGATAACCGAAGTACGAACACTCCGCGATCAGTACGACCTTCACCCGGTATATAAAATGGTTGACACTTGTGCGGCGGAGTTTGCGGCGGCTACGCCATATTATTACAGCACCTATGAGATGGAAGATGAAGCGCCGCCGCTCGAGGGACCAAAGGCGGTCGTCATCGGCTCAGGGCCCATTCGTATTGGGCAGGGCATTGAATTCGATTATTGCAGCGTCAAATCCGCGCAGGCACTCCATCAGCGTGGTGTGGCTGCCATTATGATCAACAATAATCCCGAAACCGTTTCGACAGACTTCGACGCCTCCGATCGGCTCTATATCGAGGTGCTTGACGAAGAGAGTGTGATCGAAGTCCTCCGGCATGAACGAGGAGTAAATGCAACCTATCCTCCCGTTGTTCTCCAGTTCGGTGGACAAACTGCCATTAACCTCGCGCAACCCCTGGATGCTCACGGCGTGCCGATTCTCGGCAGCTCAGCAGAAACGATTGACATTGCGGAGGATCGACGGCGCTTCGAACGTTTCTTAGCTGAGCTTGGTATCCCTGAACCTCCCGGCGCGGGCGTGACCTCACTTGAAGAAGCCTTAGCGGTCGCCGAGCGAATTGGCTACCCGGTACTGGTACGGCCATCCTATGTCCTTGGTGGCCGGGCAATGGAAGTTGTCTATAGCGCTGAAATGCTCGAACGATACCTCCACGAGACTGCTGCGTTTGCCAGTGGCCGCCCAGTCTTGATCGACAAATATCTTGAAGGGAAAGAGCTCGAGGTTGATGCGATTTGTGACGGTGAAACTGTCCTCATCCCAGGGATCATGGAGCACATTGAGCGAGCGGGAGTCCATTCTGGCGACAGCTTTGCGGTTTATCCAGCACTGAGCCTTGACCCGCAGACAGTCAATACGCTTGTGACCTACACCACGCGGATTGCGCTAGCGCTTGGTGCCATCGGATTGATCAATATTCAATTTGTCTATCATCAGGGTCAGGTCTATGTCCTCGAAGTCAATCCTCGGGCGAGTCGAACGGTGCCTTTCCTCAGCAAAGTAACTGGTGTGCCAATGGTTGAGGTTGCTACGCGAATCATGCTCGGCGAATCGTTACGGGATCAGGGATACGTTGGCGGCTTATGGCCTCGACAACCACTTGTCGCTGTGAAGGCACCAGTGTTCTCAATGGCCAAGTTGCCAGGTGCTGAGGTTTCACTTGGCCCAGAGATGAAGTCAACCGGTGAAGCGATGGGCGTTGATCGCACATTCGCCGCTGCCCTCTACAAGGCAATGCTTGCGGCAGGATTATCGCTCCAGCCTCATTGTGGAGTGCTTGTTAGTCTCGCTGATCGTGATAAGCCTGTTGGCGTTGAGCTCGTCGCTGAGCTTGTTCGCATGGGCCATCCAATTTACGCCACTGCTGGAACGGCGGCGGCCTTACAGCAGGCGGGCTTACCGGTTGCGCAGGTCGCGAAGCGTATTAACGAGGGTTCGCCGAACGTGCTTGACATTATTCTTGATGGCACAGTGCGGGCTGTTATCAATACGCCTGGGCCAGACGACCACATGGTTCGTGACGGGTTCCAGATTCGTCGCGCGGCTGTTGAGCGTGGCATTCCCTGTATCACGTCAATCGACACTGCCCGGGCGCTCATTCAAGCGACACTTGCGGGCGGCGCTGCATTCTCTGTCCTACCGTTGCCGGAGTATCGCCAGCGGATCACCGCGGGTGTTGCGGCGGCCGAGGAGGAGCCTGTTTATGGTGAATAATCCACTGTTTTCGCTCCGTGCATGCCTGCGAGAGGTGGGTGCTCTCCAGGAGGGACATTTTCTCTTGGCTTCTGGCCGGCATAGCGACCAGTATGTGGAGAAGTTCGCGCTGCTTCGCCAGCCACGGCTAGTTGAAGCTGTCTGCGCGGCATTGATTGCGCGCCTACCCTGGCGTGATCAGATCGATGTTGTCGTTGGCCCGACGACAGGCGGGATCCTGCTTGCATATGAGGTTGCCCGCCAGCTTGGCGTTGCTGCTGCTTATGCTGAACGTGAAAGCGAAGGGGCAGCACGTCGCGTCTTCCGCCGGGGTACAACCTTTGATCCTGGCACGAGAGTGATGGTGGTTGATGACATCCTGACCACCGGCGGATCGGTACGGGAGACACTTGCAGCGCTCGAGCCGTATGGCGTCGAGGTACTTGGCATTGCTGTCTTGGTCGATCGCAGTACGACACCGGTGGTGTTTCCTGTTCCATTCCTTGCGCTCGAGCGACTTGAAATTCCAAGTTGGGAAGCTGCAGCGTGTCCGCTCTGCCGTCAAGGCGTGCCGCTGGTCAAGCCTGGGACGTCGTTGTCCGTGCAAGCGTGATCGATGCTCTCTGACGAGCACGCGCTGTCGTCTCTGACGACTCGCGCGTGCTCGTCGAGTTTATGAAATAGCTGTTTCTTGTGGAAT from the Thermorudis peleae genome contains:
- the carB gene encoding carbamoyl-phosphate synthase large subunit; the protein is MARLDVKTVLVIGSGPIIIGQAAEFDYSGSQALRALREEGVRSILVNSNPATIMTDEDIADVVYIEPLNVDVLHRIIARERPDGLLPTLGGQTGLNLAVQLAEAGILERYNVRLLGTPLEAIRKAEDRQLFKEFLISIGEPVVESTIAYSVEDALEFAKKVPLPLIIRPAYTLGGTGGGIAMTEDDLVRLVRRGINASPIGQVLVERSLLGWKELEYEVMRDSNDTCITVCNMENIDPMGVHTGDSIVVAPSQTLSDRDYQMLRSAALKIIRGLGIEGGCNIQFALDPKSSQYYVIEVNPRVSRSSALASKATGYPIARMSAKIALGRTLDELVNPVTGQTKASFEPALDYCVVKIPRWPFDKFSRADRTLSSQMKATGEVMAIDRSFEAALQKAVRGLETEQRDLRWEHPAWADPTALEEAIRWPNDLRLWAITAALRRGWEPEQISELSGIDPWFTRALRRIVTLERRLAQEPLTETLLWEAKRAGFADQTIAALNGCSITEVRTLRDQYDLHPVYKMVDTCAAEFAAATPYYYSTYEMEDEAPPLEGPKAVVIGSGPIRIGQGIEFDYCSVKSAQALHQRGVAAIMINNNPETVSTDFDASDRLYIEVLDEESVIEVLRHERGVNATYPPVVLQFGGQTAINLAQPLDAHGVPILGSSAETIDIAEDRRRFERFLAELGIPEPPGAGVTSLEEALAVAERIGYPVLVRPSYVLGGRAMEVVYSAEMLERYLHETAAFASGRPVLIDKYLEGKELEVDAICDGETVLIPGIMEHIERAGVHSGDSFAVYPALSLDPQTVNTLVTYTTRIALALGAIGLINIQFVYHQGQVYVLEVNPRASRTVPFLSKVTGVPMVEVATRIMLGESLRDQGYVGGLWPRQPLVAVKAPVFSMAKLPGAEVSLGPEMKSTGEAMGVDRTFAAALYKAMLAAGLSLQPHCGVLVSLADRDKPVGVELVAELVRMGHPIYATAGTAAALQQAGLPVAQVAKRINEGSPNVLDIILDGTVRAVINTPGPDDHMVRDGFQIRRAAVERGIPCITSIDTARALIQATLAGGAAFSVLPLPEYRQRITAGVAAAEEEPVYGE
- the pyrE gene encoding orotate phosphoribosyltransferase; translated protein: MVNNPLFSLRACLREVGALQEGHFLLASGRHSDQYVEKFALLRQPRLVEAVCAALIARLPWRDQIDVVVGPTTGGILLAYEVARQLGVAAAYAERESEGAARRVFRRGTTFDPGTRVMVVDDILTTGGSVRETLAALEPYGVEVLGIAVLVDRSTTPVVFPVPFLALERLEIPSWEAAACPLCRQGVPLVKPGTSLSVQA